A genome region from Bacteroidota bacterium includes the following:
- the tilS gene encoding tRNA lysidine(34) synthetase TilS — MARSKPDGLLERVRTTLVRFGVSKADSIVVGVSGGVDSMTLLQLLHTLNSKGVFRRLVVAHVDHGLRGDESDADRQLVLRTAIKYKLECFVEAVDINARAASAGVGIEEAARDERYSYFRDIAEHEKIAWVATAHHGGDVLETLLMNIVRGTGLRGLAGMPANRPLSSSVTLIRPLLGATRDEITVYARKHRIRWREDSSNSSDVFTRNRIRHRVIPELEKAMPGRDLDEAVRRLTTSSTEVLDFLRQCADELGRNATIKTEPTFFVSNRATAFRLDVLRNTSPVVVRELLIDVFARMRQPAFVPDTRTWNRIWAMIQQGKPAALQITAGLRLSQRDNILLLEPSIKAVPLQATLAIGETLTTEIGTLSLRRTRRSATVTDPNRCMLPATLVQKNGLSVRIWKPADRIKPFGMKGSKLVSDLLSEAGVKTEAQKRRFPLVVLAHDPNIVVWVPGIRASEICRIAGRAETAVLLERKLS, encoded by the coding sequence ATGGCACGTTCTAAGCCCGACGGTCTCCTGGAGCGTGTGCGGACGACGCTCGTCCGCTTCGGTGTATCGAAGGCTGATTCGATCGTGGTCGGTGTCAGCGGCGGGGTAGATTCGATGACCCTGCTGCAGTTGCTTCATACTCTTAATAGTAAAGGAGTCTTCCGCCGTTTGGTAGTCGCGCATGTCGATCATGGGCTTCGCGGAGACGAATCCGATGCCGACAGACAACTTGTATTACGAACTGCGATCAAGTACAAACTGGAGTGTTTTGTAGAGGCTGTGGATATTAACGCACGCGCCGCTTCCGCTGGCGTTGGGATTGAGGAAGCAGCACGCGACGAGCGCTATTCCTACTTCCGCGACATTGCAGAGCACGAGAAAATCGCATGGGTCGCAACAGCACATCATGGTGGTGACGTACTCGAAACCTTGCTCATGAATATTGTGCGTGGGACGGGCCTCAGAGGGCTTGCCGGCATGCCCGCAAACAGGCCACTCTCGTCGAGCGTCACTCTTATTCGCCCGTTGCTCGGTGCGACGCGGGACGAGATTACCGTGTATGCGCGCAAACACCGCATTCGGTGGCGTGAGGATAGCAGCAATAGCTCCGACGTATTTACTCGCAATCGCATCCGTCATCGTGTGATCCCGGAATTGGAAAAGGCCATGCCGGGGCGTGATCTTGACGAGGCCGTTCGTCGGCTGACGACTTCAAGTACGGAGGTATTGGATTTCCTGCGTCAGTGCGCGGATGAACTCGGACGCAACGCCACGATCAAAACAGAGCCCACATTTTTCGTTTCGAATCGAGCGACCGCGTTCCGGTTGGATGTCTTGCGCAACACATCGCCGGTAGTGGTTCGCGAACTTCTGATCGATGTCTTCGCGCGTATGCGCCAACCCGCGTTTGTGCCTGATACCCGCACTTGGAATAGAATCTGGGCAATGATCCAACAGGGGAAGCCGGCAGCGTTGCAGATCACTGCCGGTCTGAGGCTCTCGCAACGCGACAATATTCTCCTACTCGAACCGTCTATTAAAGCAGTACCGCTTCAGGCAACTCTGGCGATTGGCGAGACACTGACGACTGAGATCGGCACACTTTCGCTTCGTCGTACCAGGCGCTCGGCAACGGTCACAGACCCAAACCGATGTATGTTGCCGGCTACATTGGTGCAAAAAAACGGCTTGTCGGTGCGAATCTGGAAGCCTGCGGACCGCATCAAACCGTTCGGGATGAAGGGAAGCAAGCTCGTCAGTGATCTGCTTTCCGAGGCAGGGGTGAAGACCGAAGCTCAAAAACGTCGCTTTCCGCTCGTTGTGCTCGCCCACGACCCAAATATAGTAGTCTGGGTGCCTGGGATTCGGGCGTCGGAGATCTGCCGTATCGCCGGCCGCGCCGAAACAGCCGTACTATTAGAACGTAAACTTTCGTAG
- the ftsH gene encoding ATP-dependent zinc metalloprotease FtsH: MLVARGGSDPDEVEVSNTYYQKLLADGKFESGTIEQYDQNAFRFHGVFKQTESIPGKDNTVLHTKKIVTNLIPETIAEQNKVWIDKGLVIRKVDSKGTWVDSLIAILPWIISFYIVFLIMRRMQNQGMNGPKGLFSFGKSRARMSDEKSPRVTFVDVAGCDEAKVELQEIIEFLKEPGKFQRLGGKIPRGVLLLGPPGTGKTLLARAVAGEAGVPFLSISGADFVEMFVGVGASRVRDLFEQAKKNAPCIVFIDEIDAVGRHRGAGLGGGHDEREQTLNQLLVEMDGFEQNSGVIIVAATNRPDVLDPALLRPGRFDRQVVVDRPDIRGREGILKVHTKKVPLSSNVDLLIIAKGTPGFSGADLANLVNEAALLAARHNADRVSMNDFEDAKDKVMMGLERKSAVINEEERKVTAYHESGHVIVAKKMPEADPVHKVTIIPRGRALGVTSYLPVDEKHTYSREYLESVIAYALGGRAAEKIVFNRITTGAGNDIERATDLARKMVCDWGMSEKLGPLKYGRGEHEVFLGRDMSSEKTYSDTTGRIIDEEIRRIVEEGMQRAETILREEHAILDRMAQELLIRETLNQEEIDRIMNGHELAPYEKKVEPQKPEKKFTIADNVKVPPLGDLGGIAPMPA, encoded by the coding sequence ATGCTCGTTGCCCGTGGTGGGAGCGACCCTGACGAGGTCGAGGTATCGAATACGTACTACCAAAAGCTTCTCGCCGACGGCAAGTTCGAATCGGGCACGATCGAGCAATACGATCAGAATGCATTCCGATTCCACGGTGTCTTCAAGCAGACCGAGTCTATCCCGGGGAAGGATAATACAGTTCTTCACACGAAGAAAATCGTCACCAATCTTATCCCTGAGACCATCGCAGAGCAGAATAAGGTCTGGATCGACAAAGGGCTCGTTATCAGAAAGGTAGATAGCAAGGGTACATGGGTAGATTCGCTGATCGCGATCCTCCCGTGGATCATTAGTTTCTATATCGTCTTCCTGATCATGCGCCGCATGCAGAACCAGGGAATGAACGGTCCGAAGGGCTTATTCTCGTTCGGCAAATCACGAGCGCGCATGTCGGATGAAAAGTCGCCGCGTGTGACATTCGTCGATGTGGCCGGTTGTGACGAGGCCAAAGTAGAGTTACAGGAGATTATCGAATTCCTAAAAGAGCCGGGTAAATTCCAGCGCCTCGGCGGTAAGATTCCGCGTGGTGTGCTGCTCCTCGGCCCTCCCGGAACAGGCAAGACCTTGCTTGCACGTGCCGTAGCCGGCGAAGCAGGTGTGCCGTTCCTTTCGATCTCAGGTGCTGATTTTGTCGAGATGTTCGTCGGCGTGGGCGCTTCGCGCGTTCGCGATCTGTTCGAGCAGGCAAAAAAGAATGCTCCGTGTATCGTGTTCATCGACGAGATCGATGCCGTTGGTCGTCATCGCGGTGCAGGGCTTGGTGGCGGACACGACGAGCGCGAGCAGACGCTCAATCAGTTGCTCGTTGAAATGGACGGGTTCGAACAAAATAGCGGCGTCATTATTGTCGCTGCCACGAATCGTCCCGATGTGCTCGATCCCGCATTGCTGCGCCCGGGCCGTTTTGATCGTCAGGTCGTTGTCGATCGTCCGGACATTCGAGGTCGCGAAGGTATCTTGAAAGTGCACACCAAGAAGGTGCCGCTTTCAAGCAACGTCGATTTACTGATTATCGCGAAAGGTACCCCCGGTTTTTCTGGTGCGGATCTTGCAAATCTCGTGAATGAGGCAGCGTTGTTGGCCGCACGTCATAATGCCGATCGTGTCTCGATGAACGATTTCGAGGATGCGAAGGACAAGGTGATGATGGGACTCGAACGCAAGTCGGCCGTCATCAACGAGGAAGAGAGGAAAGTTACGGCGTATCATGAGAGCGGACACGTCATCGTCGCAAAGAAGATGCCGGAGGCCGATCCGGTACATAAAGTGACGATCATCCCACGCGGTCGTGCGCTTGGCGTCACCAGCTATTTGCCGGTTGACGAAAAGCATACCTATTCGAGAGAATATCTCGAGTCGGTCATTGCATACGCACTGGGCGGTCGTGCGGCAGAAAAGATCGTGTTCAACCGCATCACCACCGGTGCCGGCAACGACATCGAACGTGCTACCGACCTTGCTCGCAAAATGGTGTGCGATTGGGGCATGAGCGAAAAGCTCGGGCCGTTGAAATACGGACGTGGCGAACACGAGGTATTCCTTGGTCGTGATATGTCGTCGGAGAAGACGTATTCCGATACGACCGGTCGTATTATCGACGAAGAGATCCGACGGATTGTCGAAGAAGGGATGCAACGTGCAGAGACGATTCTGCGCGAGGAGCATGCAATCCTTGACCGCATGGCGCAGGAATTGCTCATTCGTGAGACCCTGAATCAAGAAGAAATCGACCGGATCATGAACGGACACGAGCTCGCTCCGTATGAGAAAAAGGTCGAGCCGCAGAAACCGGAGAAGAAATTCACCATCGCAGACAATGTGAAGGTACCACCGCTCGGTGATCTTGGCGGGATTGCGCCGATGCCTGCATAA
- a CDS encoding N-acetyl-gamma-glutamyl-phosphate reductase, translating to MQTTPAITVSVIGASGYSGLELVRILARHPQVRIGSLIAQSTVGKKFSDLSLVPGFDAPFVAFTPDAVAGSDLVFVALPSGEALDIIPTLVASGAKVIDLGGDFRLRNTTEYSTFYKREHSAVELLATSVYGLPEWNKAAIRNASFIANPGCYATSIALPLLPLVKDTQIANSNVMISSLSGVSGAGKKSAFEYSFTEINDSVQAYRTGGTHQHIPEVRQALREIAGGDISFSFVPHLAPITRGIHTTIMAPLASGATAESVAESFAAAYADAPFVSLIGSAAPALKRVQQTNMIEIGWSIDRDANTLAVFATIDNLLKGAAGQAVQNMNIMCGFDETTAL from the coding sequence ATGCAAACGACACCGGCCATCACTGTATCTGTCATCGGCGCGTCAGGCTATAGCGGCCTCGAACTCGTTCGAATCTTAGCCAGGCATCCGCAGGTACGGATCGGCTCGCTCATTGCTCAGTCAACGGTGGGCAAGAAGTTCAGCGACCTTTCCCTAGTCCCGGGCTTCGATGCACCGTTCGTTGCATTCACACCGGACGCTGTCGCCGGGAGCGATCTCGTGTTCGTTGCCTTGCCTTCGGGCGAGGCGCTCGACATCATTCCGACCCTCGTCGCCTCGGGTGCGAAGGTAATCGATCTCGGCGGCGACTTCCGTCTGCGTAACACAACTGAGTATTCGACCTTCTATAAGCGTGAGCATTCAGCTGTAGAATTGCTCGCAACGTCGGTATATGGATTGCCGGAGTGGAACAAGGCGGCGATTCGGAATGCCTCGTTCATTGCAAACCCCGGCTGTTATGCGACAAGCATCGCACTGCCGTTATTGCCGCTCGTAAAGGATACGCAGATTGCGAATTCGAACGTCATGATCAGCTCACTCAGCGGCGTCTCGGGGGCTGGCAAAAAGAGTGCGTTCGAATACAGCTTTACGGAGATCAACGATTCGGTGCAGGCGTATCGCACCGGCGGTACGCATCAACACATTCCGGAAGTGCGTCAGGCATTGCGCGAGATTGCCGGCGGAGACATCTCGTTTTCGTTTGTACCGCATCTTGCACCGATCACGCGCGGAATTCACACGACGATTATGGCGCCGCTCGCAAGTGGTGCGACAGCGGAGAGCGTTGCCGAGTCATTCGCCGCTGCCTATGCCGATGCGCCGTTCGTCTCGCTGATCGGCTCTGCGGCCCCGGCACTCAAGCGGGTACAACAGACGAACATGATCGAGATCGGCTGGAGTATCGATCGCGACGCGAATACGCTCGCAGTCTTTGCGACGATAGACAATTTGCTCAAGGGTGCTGCCGGACAAGCAGTGCAGAATATGAATATTATGTGCGGGTTCGACGAAACCACCGCGCTGTAA
- the argJ gene encoding bifunctional glutamate N-acetyltransferase/amino-acid acetyltransferase ArgJ codes for MITVVHDEGVTFAKGFDAGGIYCGIRKKKKDLAIIRSATPATVAAVFTQNRTIAAPVVVSKRTFLNGKRCSAIVVNSGNANACTGEIGMEHAERMVNATAASLGIAANEIIVASTGVIGQYLPIEKIELGIQQLSTQLFANGSSDAAEAIMTTDTFAKSYAVRFEIGGKEVRIGGIAKGSGMIEPNMATMLAFLTTDAQIEQELLQRAFYTAVGRSFNRISVDGDTSTNDMATILANGASGAPAIVAGTPEYELFKTALTQVTTELAKMIARDGEGATKLIEIEVAGAESEDEALKVARSVANSNLVKTAIHGEDPNWGRVIAAIGYSGVDIDPQFVELSLNTHPVLRRQYQIVIDEPVVQKSLKSADVLLSIDLGRGSKTARFWTCDLTRDYISINASYRS; via the coding sequence ATGATCACGGTTGTACACGATGAAGGGGTAACATTTGCGAAGGGCTTCGATGCCGGTGGAATCTATTGTGGTATTCGCAAAAAGAAGAAAGATCTGGCAATCATTCGCTCGGCGACGCCGGCAACGGTTGCCGCAGTGTTTACACAGAACCGCACGATCGCTGCCCCAGTCGTCGTCTCGAAACGTACATTTCTCAATGGCAAGCGATGCAGTGCGATCGTCGTCAATAGCGGGAATGCGAATGCATGTACCGGCGAGATCGGGATGGAGCACGCCGAACGGATGGTCAATGCGACGGCTGCGTCGCTTGGAATTGCGGCGAACGAGATCATCGTCGCTTCGACCGGCGTGATCGGACAATACCTTCCGATCGAGAAGATCGAACTCGGAATTCAGCAGCTATCGACACAGCTCTTCGCCAACGGCAGCAGCGATGCGGCAGAGGCAATCATGACTACCGATACGTTTGCAAAATCCTATGCTGTCCGCTTCGAGATCGGCGGCAAGGAAGTGCGCATCGGCGGCATTGCCAAAGGCTCGGGCATGATCGAGCCGAACATGGCCACCATGCTCGCATTTCTCACGACCGACGCCCAGATCGAGCAAGAACTGCTGCAGCGTGCATTTTATACCGCTGTCGGCCGGTCGTTCAATCGCATTAGCGTTGATGGCGATACGAGCACCAACGATATGGCAACCATCCTTGCCAATGGTGCGAGCGGCGCGCCGGCAATTGTTGCAGGGACACCGGAGTACGAACTGTTCAAGACCGCACTGACGCAGGTCACGACCGAACTCGCAAAAATGATCGCACGCGACGGCGAGGGAGCGACGAAGCTGATCGAGATCGAGGTTGCCGGTGCTGAATCGGAGGACGAAGCGCTCAAGGTAGCGCGTTCGGTTGCCAACTCGAATCTTGTGAAGACAGCGATCCACGGCGAAGACCCGAATTGGGGCCGCGTAATCGCTGCGATCGGATACTCCGGAGTCGACATCGATCCGCAGTTTGTCGAGCTCTCGCTCAATACGCATCCGGTGCTTCGCAGGCAGTATCAGATCGTGATCGACGAACCGGTCGTGCAAAAGAGTCTGAAATCGGCTGATGTGTTGCTCTCGATCGATCTCGGTCGCGGCTCGAAGACCGCTCGGTTCTGGACGTGCGACCTGACGCGCGACTACATTTCCATCAATGCAAGCTATCGCTCCTAA